The following proteins are encoded in a genomic region of Burkholderia diffusa:
- a CDS encoding NAD(P)/FAD-dependent oxidoreductase has translation MTQSLHVKVIGLPNSKEAYAIRDFLKRGVVEYEWCELTSDTDCMRELGIAPLRDIRLPVVVFPDGTCIYQPTLPEIAAKLGWVARPRFVEYDVSIYGAGPAGLSAAVYAASEGLRAVVIERDAVGGQAGTSSLIENYMGFPDGIPGAELTERARQQAVKFGVELLMMREGVHATFADGKIRVGLADGSILTARANICATGIEYRSLGLPDEARFLNAGLFYGAGSSEAPMCEGKHVFIVGGGNSAGQAVMNFARHAREVTMIVRGPSLAATLSRYLIDRIERMPNVTVRYGTTVDALQGDGRLEAIVLRTEDGAREVLPATHLFVCIGGAPNTEWARDTNIIRNEGGYLVTGSDLYDCPDFERVWPLERRPYYLETSVPGSFAAGDVRSGSVKRVASAVGEGAMAVTFVHRFLSEDAHRQGGT, from the coding sequence ATGACGCAGTCTCTGCATGTCAAGGTCATCGGCTTGCCGAACAGCAAGGAAGCCTACGCAATTCGCGATTTCCTGAAGCGTGGCGTGGTCGAGTACGAGTGGTGCGAACTGACGTCCGACACCGACTGCATGCGCGAGTTGGGCATTGCGCCGCTGCGCGACATCCGGCTGCCGGTCGTCGTCTTTCCGGACGGTACGTGCATCTATCAGCCGACGCTGCCGGAGATCGCCGCCAAGCTCGGCTGGGTCGCCCGGCCGCGCTTCGTCGAATACGACGTATCGATATACGGCGCCGGCCCGGCCGGCCTGTCGGCTGCCGTCTATGCGGCGTCGGAAGGGCTGCGGGCCGTCGTGATCGAGCGCGATGCGGTCGGCGGACAGGCGGGCACGAGCTCGCTGATCGAGAACTACATGGGATTTCCGGACGGCATACCGGGCGCCGAGTTGACCGAGCGTGCGCGCCAGCAGGCGGTCAAGTTCGGCGTCGAACTGCTGATGATGCGCGAGGGCGTGCATGCGACGTTCGCCGACGGAAAGATTCGTGTCGGCCTGGCCGACGGCTCGATCCTGACCGCGCGCGCGAACATCTGTGCGACCGGCATCGAATACCGCAGCCTCGGCCTGCCGGACGAGGCGCGGTTTCTCAACGCTGGCCTGTTCTACGGTGCCGGATCGAGCGAAGCGCCGATGTGCGAAGGCAAGCACGTGTTCATCGTCGGCGGTGGAAATTCGGCCGGCCAGGCGGTGATGAACTTCGCGCGGCACGCGCGTGAAGTCACGATGATCGTGCGAGGGCCGTCGCTTGCGGCAACGCTGTCACGTTACCTGATCGACCGGATCGAACGCATGCCGAACGTGACCGTCCGCTACGGCACGACCGTCGATGCGCTGCAGGGCGACGGCCGGCTCGAGGCGATCGTGCTGCGCACGGAAGACGGCGCGCGCGAAGTGCTGCCGGCCACGCACCTGTTCGTCTGTATCGGCGGTGCGCCGAACACCGAATGGGCGAGGGATACGAACATCATCCGCAACGAGGGCGGATACCTGGTCACCGGCAGCGATCTTTACGACTGTCCGGATTTCGAACGCGTGTGGCCGCTCGAGCGCCGGCCGTACTATCTGGAAACGAGTGTGCCGGGTTCGTTCGCGGCGGGCGACGTCCGGTCGGGCTCGGTCAAGCGGGTGGCATCGGCGGTCGGCGAAGGGGCGATGGCCGTGACCTTCGTTCATCGATTTCTGAGCGAGGACGCGCACCGCCAGGGCGGCAC
- a CDS encoding ubiquitin carboxyl-terminal hydrolase 14 — MAKTCTHLGEARVLNTDKNYCEECVKSGSHWVHLRLCLSCGQVGCCDSSPNRHASRHFQETGHPLARSIEPGERWVWCYADGVMAGEIAS, encoded by the coding sequence ATGGCCAAGACCTGCACTCATCTCGGCGAAGCACGCGTGCTGAACACCGACAAAAACTATTGCGAGGAATGCGTGAAGTCCGGCAGCCATTGGGTGCATTTGCGCCTGTGCCTGAGCTGCGGGCAGGTCGGTTGTTGCGACTCGTCGCCGAATCGCCATGCGAGCCGGCATTTCCAGGAAACCGGCCACCCGCTCGCACGTTCGATCGAGCCGGGCGAGCGCTGGGTGTGGTGCTACGCGGACGGCGTCATGGCCGGCGAGATCGCATCGTAG